taattatttattattttaaaataattatcattgtaaaatatctaaaaatatatataatattttaattttttttaattatttattttattttatttaaatttaattgtttacaaactaccgttaaatataagaatattctgttaaagttaacattaaaaaaataaaaaatggttaAAACCGATAATTTTCGTTATcaacacacttattatatataagagatattaaatgagaaaatagatagagtggtttgaagagtttttagaATGTCACATCATCTCTTTGAtgttctcctttatatatataaattaaaaaaaatatgtaactacttacattttttttaaattattatattattataatttataaaatgaataaaaaattatattaaaagagaaaataaatagagtgttttagaaaattttaaagtgtcacatcatcttcttgaagctctcatttatataatatatagatagatatgaTATTTTTAATAACATATCAAAAATAAAATGGATGCAATAAAACTTATTATTAATTagtaaatttaacaaaataaaaaaattcatgtgTTATTTGAAAACTAAACACTTCTGTTAGATTTTCCCTTGTTGGGATACTGAGACATCATTTTTACATATATTTactaatttatcaaaaaaattcactCTCAAATCTCTACACATGGTCGGAAAATGTCATTTCTTCAAATTTCTCGCCTCATTAAACTtccaaaaatctaaaaaaaaaaaacaaattaaatcaCATCCATTCTTAATAATTTTTATACACGACAAATACGGCATATttacaattaatcaatcaaatcAACAATAAATCTCAAATAGAATGTCAAGAACCTCTCTTTCTCTACTCCAAATGTTTTATTGTATCTACTTGATATCTTATTATGGTTCGCTGCCTTTATGTAATTGAAGACAATGGACATAATTTTTTTAAGAGGGTGATTTACCTGGCTAGAAAATCATGAACAATAGTCATGGTCGACTAAAGTGAATTTAGAACTCGTTTCAATATTGTCCTTCATTGGTATGTGTCATAGAAGTTTGACTGCTTTTGGTAAATTTTCTCGAATAGGTATGTCCAATATACGAAGTTCTTGACTGGCAATATTTCTAACTAAGCGGCCTGATTTGTAGAATCAAGTATAGTTCTTTATGCTTATTACACTAGACTCTCTAGACTTTTGTATAACATTCAAGACCACTCTAATGAAACTATTGTCCCCAAAAGGCAGTTCCTCCTCTGCTTGATTCATAGGTTAAAAACTTGACCACTGATTCAGAAGTCTGAACCGTGTATTGGTAATTTACATGTCCAGCCGCTACTAAGAACATGTTGTTTTCAATGTAATAAAAGTGAAGGTGATCAAAATTGATAATTTGTTTTGACTCATATGAACAATGCTGGCTCAGCAAAGTGGTCAGAAGCTAAGCTATATCACTTGTCAAGTTACAAATCCATAGATTCAGGTCCGGTTGAAGACTTTGATTTCTTATCCTTTTTCTTCCTCCCTCCATTCTTGTTCTTTTTCTTAATCTTTGGCTTCTCTTCTATAACTGGCTGCGTGCTCTCCAAGTGTTGAGCGAGAGCAGCCAGGGGATCCAACTGGAACGCAGGGTGGTTAAGAACCGTACTCATTTGCTTTGCTTCCTTCAATCTGAAGGCCAAATGAAACCAACCACTAAGCACAAAAAGTTTTGAAAAGCAATATGAAAGGGAAAAGCAAATAGATTTAGAAACTGACATTAGCTTTTGCCTAGATTTACAGTTCAGCTTGAACTCAGCTGGAGTGGGTTGCTGAGAATTTTTTAATTCGGGAAGGAACTCTGTAAGGGAAGAGAGATCATAAGGTTTCAGCTTCTTCTGACGGCTTCGAAGTTTCTTTTTCTGGTAGAAACATGAAACATACATTTTTCAACATATTGTATAGTGATAGTACTTATAAATGATAAATATAacccaaagaagaacaaaaaaaagCCTGCAAGAACAAATTGGCCCAAACAACAAACACAATTTTGCAACTCCAATAAAGAACCATTTAAAATCAGCAAGAAAATCATCAATACGCTATACATTTCCTGATGAACACAAAATATCAACGACGTTTCCCATCAATAActtcaaaaattgcaaaacaacatAAGTTATGAAATTATCAACATTCATATCCAAACAATATGAGGTGGTCATAGACTTAAACTGATTGACAACTACATTCTATTAAAAGTATTGAAGTTCACAGTGACATTTGCCTGtgtcgaatatatatatatataaaatgaggGCATTCAAATGACTCATTAAGAACAAAATTCTGACCTTGGCAATAGTCTTTTGGGCAGTCAAGGCGGCAACAGTATCCTTAACCTCTGCATTAAGAATTTAGAAAGAGACTAATAAGTAAGGTTCAATGAATTCAACATTATCaaactataattattatttgtGTACTACATCTGACACCACAGTACAAACACAATACTGAAATTTAGAAAATCAATACTACTCCGTAATGAGTGGAGCCTTGAAAATAGGGTATGGATAAAACTACAGAAAATGAGCCAAACTCACTGGAGTAAAACTCAAGCTTCTTTTCAAACTTGCGATCGGCCTTACTCGATGAATCAGACCTGCATTCCATGTAAATAAGTACCCAGGAAGTTCATGATTTtatttatcattaattaaaagaaaattcaAGCTATGACAGTAGTACCGTGAACTTGGCTTGCCCATAGCTGAAGCTTTTGAAGCTTTCTAAGCACAAAATATATGTATGTATCTATGTATAGATAAAATAGTGAAAGAAAATTATGGTTAGTGAAAAAGACAACAGAAGAACTTGGATTAAGCAAGcacaaaacaaagaaagaaatcAGGAAAgcaaatatataaatacaaaagAATTTACTATAAAACGAATGTGTGTCGAAAAAAGCAGTCAGGTTAGTGTTACGAAGTTTTATTTCTCTTTCTCTATGTCCACGGAGAGAAGGAAGAAGAACTCAGAAAGGGTTTTTCTAAATTGGTGGGAGAGCCTTACTGCTAATGGATCCCTCCAGGAACATTTTGAATTTGGACCCAAAAACTATGCGAAGTTTTGTTTTTCTTGAGTTTGGCCCccattttcttctcttttttttttttactatctaGAATGCTAAGGAGATCCTTATCAAAGTGGTTTTCATGGCTATTAATCAATGTATAATAAGTCCTGTGGGCGTTTAGAAACTCCCTAAATTGCTTTCCCATCTATCCATGCATTAATAACTACAAGGTTTGATTGGCCTGTGATCCCAACAAAATCACCGCATTTCTTTAGCAACTAAATATGTAGGTGTTGAATGCTACATATTTCCATGGTGTTTCATTCTTAACTTGGTTAGAAGTATTCTATGGGGAAATAAAGCTCTGGTTGTGTCTTTATCAGAGAAGTAGAGTATGTAGACAAGTGAATATtttcaaaatcccttcacaaaactACTTTAAAACCTATGACAGCTCCTAACCTAATGTGTTTAGTATCAATTGAaggattttaaatttttattagttTAAGTGATGATAACCTAATCTAACACTTTAGTAACATCAAAACCTTCTTTTTAATGCATAGGCCACCAATACTCTCATGGCTTCTAATGACACAAAATCTGATTATATATAGACATGAACTGCCATTTAATCCATGGCCTTTACAAATTTACCCTTTTTCTCGTTACTTTCTCAATTGTTTGCATTCATTTTGTTTAAGCCATTGAATTATATATAATCAAACATTGAAGAATTAAGCCTCAAAAAAATGTTCCATTCCCACGTTCATGATCTTCCACCTCCTTTCCTTTCTAAATTGCTTTCATTTTCCCCACCCAATTATCAATCAATCAACAATATCATGACAACAACGGAAAAATATGGTGCCTACATCAACAATGTTCAAAAACTCAATGGCATTATAgatctcatttaaaaaaaaaaagataattattCATGCATATGTAGCTtctttccaaaaaaaaatatatataaagagaaTAACATGTTCAAAGAAGATAATTCATAAAGTTCAAGAttcccaaagaaaaaaaaaatctttgtgTTTTCTTTCCAGGTAATTTAAAAATGCCAAGGATACATTTTGAGCAAATGGGTATCCTAAGAGTATTTTCTATAAAAAAATCGGCTAAGTTTGTTTAAATAACTTATGTTGTTCTAACTCTACACTGACCTCATTGAAAGATACCTTACCCTTGAGAGACATTCTCATGTGCAAAATTTTCACATCTCAAAACTAAAACCATAGTCCAATTGGATATGCATGCTAACAAAAATTAATCTACCATTCACTTCTCAACTCAAGCTGCTCTTGGTTTCAAATATTCTTCAGCTTAGCGGGAGAAAAATTAAAGGTTGAGGCTGCATAACCCAAAAGTTTTCTCTAGTCAGAGCCAAAGTTTAGCACATAATTTATAGCTTAAAGGCCTTTCTTTTAGGAAACTTAGTGGCTCATTCTATCAACAAATTTGTTTTTGTGTTAAACCATGCCTAGGTGTGCTTGCAGGGATATTTTAAAATTGCGTGGCACTATTATAGCAAGATTACAGATTCTTATATGATAAAGTGGAATTGgagtttttatgttttgttttagagAAAGAAGAGGTCTTGATTCATGGATCTTTCTTCAAATTTAACATTGCCTTATGATAAATGCAACACCTATAGGGAAGTTTAAAGGTTCCTAAAGCCAAAGACTGTAAGATTTTCAATCATCACTCTTGTTTACTTTTGTATAGGCGAATAATGAAATCATTTTTTtctttaaccaaaaaaaaaagttatagcAATTGCTATGAAGGTACCCAAGAGGAACTCCAACCTCAGACTTAGGTACCCAAGAGGAACTCCAACGTCAGACTTGTGGGAGCAAACCACATGCTTAACCATTTGAGCTAACCCTCTTGAGCCAAAATAATGAATTCATGGATCATTTATTTCTTTTCTATGGTCTAGTTTTGTAAATGCCAAGATGTTTTTCAGTTCAGAATCTAATGAATGTTAGCTTATTTGGTTAGAAAATAATAGAAGAACTTTTGGAGATATTAACGCCGCTGTCCCGCATttagttaacaaaaaaaaattgacatttcaacAATTAAACAGTGGAGAAACATTATTTCAACAGCAACGctgatttaatttaattaataacagCAATTCATGGTTCACTATATAAACACACTGCTATGCAATTATTCTCCAAATTATGGCCAGCAAAGGTTATGTTCTTAAGGACAATTAATGTTTGCAGGCAATAATCATGACTAAACAAAACTGATCTTTAATTTATTAGTCTGTTATTTATGAATATTATCACCATACTTTGCCAGGCATGTAATatgtatataaaattaatatatgcagtatatatatatatatatatatatatatatacatgtataccAAAACTCATCCCAAAAATTTCAGGTGAGTGAGGCTTTTTTAATTTACAAATAAGATCATGTTATTCATATATGGGGGAAGAAAAGTATTCGGACAACTTACCAAAGAGTGGCCGGGAATGTTGGTGCTGTGAGACTGAGAGAGGCCGAGACGAGAGAGTGGCGGCCGAGAAGCTTGTTGAGATCGAGAGGCCGTGGCCGGTGCAGGTGGAAGGACGGCTGCCGTCCCCGTCGCCGAGAGAGAACGTCGATGGTCGTGTCGTGTGAGGTGTGAGAGTGGTGAGTGTGGTGGTCGTGttttcaaaaatagatgactgtTGGGAATTTTTCTAGGTTATAagattatataaaataatttctcaaatatataaatatatataatataattaattaattattaataatatatatttaatttaattgctgcaaaaatatagatatttaataataaaaaatttaaatgatggAAATAATCATTCCTCCTACGCTACGCAATTGCTTGTTTAGTCGGAGAATTCTCGCCCTTACCTTCATCACTATGTGAAGGAAGTTTCACCTGATTATGAAGTTGCTAATCAATCAAGTCAACACGCCATAATAAAATGGAGCTAATCACAACACAAGAGATAGCCAAAGGGAAAATTTCACTATTATGCATTACTAAATAATATTAGCATTAATTAGTTTTTCAAATTGGTTTTAaacttcaccaagtaccaaatATATCTCTCTAATTTTTTTCCACACAAACTCTCTCACTCTTTCTATCTCTCTGTTGCTCTCAATCCCCAAAACCCAAACCCAAACTGAAGCCAAACTCCAAAAAATAAAACACAGAATCGATCTcaccctctctctttctcctctCCGAAGTCGGCCACCCAAAACCCGTTGAACCTGTCGAACCAACGGCGGCAACGAAGCTCGAAACCCACAGCGTCAAACCCGTTAATCGAACCTATATTCTCATTAAGGTAAATTCTTGAACCCTCGTGATGATTGTTGTTGTTTTGATCCCTTTGAATCTGGTGGTGTGGAATGGGTATGGCAGTTCTTAGGTTTGGGTTTTtctgtggttttttctgggtttaaaCAAGTAGCTCGATAGGTTTGATGAAGGTTCAATAGATGCTCGATTGATCTATGGTAATATATAAAACTAGCTCGATAGGCTTGATTATGGTTCGATAATAGGCTCGATAGGGTAGTTTGAATGGTTCGATGGTGGATCGATAGGAGCTCGTTGGATTTGTGGTATTAGATAAAAACTGCTTGATAGGTTCGATATTAGACTCGAttgtagctcgatggttatttatgtagacaaattttgcttagctcgataggctcgacacTGGCTCGATAGTCTCTATAGTTTTAGGTTGTTGATATTGCTCGATCGTTGTTCGATAGGGTATGTTGCAGgtcgattatagctcgatagagctcgatgacaacttatttcagttttttgatgattttttttttaattttttcccaATTCTCTTTAACATTCTGTTTCTTACCAAAAAAATTTCGTGTTGCAGATGCATGTGTTGCTTCTTCCATttagtgatcactttcctggtcgagtaACATATCGGAGTAGTAgcactttaaatcacattaagactagGTTTATGGACCTCGGGCTGATAGAAAGGACTGTGGAATCCCCTTTCAAGTagttctttttggcttcggagtttaatttctccggagtTTTGGTGCATCAAATTTTGttgaggaaaatcgccagcaatAATGAAGATGATGTGCATTtcttcttggggtcgaagtcttgtagatttagcatgggagagtttgccctggtgatggggttgaatttcagtaccttcccgtcaccagaagagttggaagagcATAATCTCAACGAccggttgataaaggagtatttcaatgatgctgagaaagtaaagctctcacaagtggaccatgctttcaagacttgtagtgttgtggaagatgtgtacaagcttggtctatgtttgtTGGTTGAGGGGGTTCTAAATGTCATAGAGGGCAAGTTGCACATATGGCGAGATAttctgaagatggttgaggacgtagactacttcttcagctatccatgggggaagtactcttataagAGGCTATTGCaatcttgtaagaaggacatggtgaagcaagAGGCCAACTATGAcaacaagaaggatgccaaggtgcagcaagagtccaagtatagtatgtatggttatgccccggccttacagtactgggcatatgaggctatccagcAGCTTGCGACGGAGTTTGTTGTGAGCTCGAGAAACAGGGTCCCAAGGATGCTTAGTTGGTTGCATCGGAGGAATAAGGATTTTACCAAGTATGTCATCTCACCGATGTTATCGAAaaagaatgtaagttatatttgattaacattaaaaaattattatttttatctatatgcttatcttttatgattatttgagttaaccaaatattttattttgtttgcagttgatcgtccttccgatgttgaagcctcgaccAGCAGAAAAAGATTATTATTTGTCGTTGACAGAGGGAGATCTTCCTCTTTATCCcgggcttggccaggatccctcggaggctaatgaggaggaggatgcgacttttgagaaagtcgcggagatagtttctcaggcagctgaggcagccaagatatttgatgatgcttccccggaggaggaggaggttgcaggtcccacccctcctgTTGCCCCAGCtacagccccagcctcagccttaACCCCAACCTCAGCCCCTGAGCTTGCCGACTTGATTGAAcggttggacagagtcgagggtcgacGAGAGACTCTcttgaagaaccagtcagtgatcttggacacattcagtcagatcctgacgtttattaaggagaaaccgaggggCTCCAAGGAAGATTCAGGCTCAAAGTCACTGGATATTCCTCTatactatgttgatgatccaaccacgCCTCCTACCATCATTGTAACACCTGATGTTGCGACTccgggagtcgttattgtcaaccctgaggatgtttTTCAGAGGACTAGATGCCAAAGACGCAAGCCAGATTTGTTTGATGACTACACCGATCtcacgaggaaaagacctcgcactgatgCAGCTGCACTAGAAGAGGAGGCTACACGGGTGTTGGACCCTCTCTAGAAGCCAGATTGGAAACAATATAGGACAATGTCCAAGTGGCTGCTTGGAGACATCCCCAACAAGACCCCGAGGGATGTACAAACTGGGAATCGCAATCCAGCGTGGTTTTTGACGTGGAAGACATGCCAGcgagctcgataggagctcgatgagGGGTTACTTGGATCGATATgactcgatagtggctcgatagggatgttaaactagggttgttgtttactgtttgagattagctcgatgtgagctctaTGGAGATCGATAGTACATCAATAGGGTTGTTAAACTAGGgctgttgtttactgtttgaaaTTAGCTCGATGTAAGCTCAATAGTAGATCGATAGGGGTGTTAAACTAGGGtttttgtttactgtttgagattagctcgatgtgagattgatggagctcgatagtagatcgatatgggtgttaaactagggttgttgtttactatttgagattagctcgatgtgagctcgatggagctcgatagtagatcgATAGGGGTGTTGTTTACCGTCTGAGAATAACTCGATATGATTTCGATGAGGCTCAATGAGCTCGACGTTTagttcgatagtgctcgatgagaactcaatttattcatttatgcatcattttttagccatttatgatggtctttgctaactttttatatcgtactctctttgtagcatattgatgcggcagaacACATGCGTCACAAGTATTTTCCCTATACATATCGACAAAATGCAGTTATGATGAACatttatttctcacaagtgatacctgcccgacatgatcagtacaagaaaattgccaacaaaacaAAGTACACGTGGGATTCTGacgttatgtccatgttgaccggcatcaagcagcagtttctggcatcttggggaggagttgaggatgtatattggtgccagaactatgaacagcaacattggtttgccattgaggcttctatttctagttggactctcactgtttatgattcagacaactcggtgattagtgacgcaaagctgGAGGAAATTATGAATCCATGGTGCTTTTTGCTTCCTTCTCTGTCGATGCATAGTAAATTGTtcactgatagcttgatgttgaagattcctgcAGCAGGAAAGAGGCTGCATCAATTCACATGgcgtcgcaaacagaaacacgagctcactcaatcaaagagaaggtaacaaacatcatcttcatactatatttgtttctaactaaaattatagtattgtacacttaatgtttatattttttttacagtggggattatgttgtgtatgttgtcaagcatattgagcatctcaTGGCTGGCCTTCCATTAGAAACCATCTGCGATGAAAATATtgaggtgttcaggaacaagtggaccacagacttATGGTATCAAAATatgttaccttgatgattgtatatattaCATGTACAGTtttttgttcacatttttttgtaactttcataTGGCTGTTATCGAGCTATATCAAACATTATCAAACTAATATCGAGCtatatcgaactaatatcgagcttcaatcgagcaatatcattttcatatccatTATCTAGCTGTTATCAAACTAATATTGagccatatcgaaccattatcgaactattaTCGAGTTATATCAAACTATTATCGAGCTAAGATTTGAAGTCAGTTTAGAAGCTAACATACATATTATCGAGTTCATGTCGAGCTACAATCAAGCTCATTGAGTTTACATCGAgcttaacataacttttaagaaaaatcaaagaaaaaagaagggaaaacaagCAAGGTTATTAATAAaacaagtccaaatgggaaaaaagagtttatagcctagctttgcatgtagccccCACACATACTTCACTTGCGCTCTTTGCGAATGATTTTGCCATTCGATGGag
The Humulus lupulus chromosome 6, drHumLupu1.1, whole genome shotgun sequence DNA segment above includes these coding regions:
- the LOC133782931 gene encoding uncharacterized protein LOC133782931, translated to MGKPSSRSDSSSKADRKFEKKLEFYSKVKDTVAALTAQKTIAKKKKLRSRQKKLKPYDLSSLTEFLPELKNSQQPTPAEFKLNCKSRQKLILKEAKQMSTVLNHPAFQLDPLAALAQHLESTQPVIEEKPKIKKKNKNGGRKKKDKKSKSSTGPESMDL